The following coding sequences lie in one Acropora palmata chromosome 3, jaAcrPala1.3, whole genome shotgun sequence genomic window:
- the LOC141875411 gene encoding mRNA cap guanine-N(7) methyltransferase-like: protein MAAVVLQSEVSEQVADVANADIPAEEKHADEKAVVEDIKEEDKKEKPSEEKGDEPSDANNETKGEPDQSMNGDSKKTAESSNGLGEKVAKHYNAIPAGNRHTRRESPIFHLKNFNNWVKSVIINECLEKVKRGNSRDICVLDLCCGKGGDLLKWQRGRIKKLVCADIAQVSVEHCQDRYKEMKTTHENRRYRDPLFTPEFIVADCSKERLADKYQDKDLQFDLASCQFSIHYAFESYEQADMMLRNACERIKVGGYFIGTTLNCYEMVRRLESSEGLSFGNDVYEVTFETKGEYSLFGCEYHFRLEGAVDCPEFLVYFPMLEKMAEKYNMKLVYTKTFYDFFQDKAKETASLLYKMKALETYPPRQDDEELVSSVEDAYAHAKDFLEGIQLNQDKSSFNTKYRDHREKNVKFVGTMSKSEWEAVGVYIAFVFVKIDPEVEKRKQEEAERREKERAEREAQRKEKEREKEEIAKAEQEKAEQIAEEKEKGEEEAKVEPVQVAEEAKMEQGTEEEKEPAEMETEPMEKAEEESTKSRKRTHQETEAEPEGQDEGEPAEKKQEIADETSG, encoded by the exons ATGGCGGCTGTTGTTTTACAGAGCGAAGTCAGTGAACAAGTTGCAGACGTCGCTAACGCTGATATTCCAGCGGAAGAAAAGCATGCTGACGAAAAAGCTGTTGTAGAAGACATCAAAGAGGAAG ATAAAAAGGAGAAACCTTCAGAGGAAAAGGGAGATGAACCCAGCGATGCCAACAATGAAACTAAAGGCGAACCAGATCAG AGTATGAATGGAGACAGTAAAAAAACTGCAGAGTCTTCTAATGGATTGGGGGAGAAAGTAGCCAAGCATTATAATGCCATTCCAGCTGGAAACAGGCATACTCGCAGGGAGAGTCCAATATTTCACCTCAAGAATTTCAACAACTGGGTGAAGAGTGTGATCATCAATGAATGCTtggaaaaagtaaaaag GGGAAATTCAAGAGATATCTGTGTGCTTGATCTTTGCTGTGGAAAAGGTGGTGACCTCCTCAAGTGGCAGAGAGGAAGAATAAAGAAACTTGTGTGTGCAG acATTGCCCAAGTTTCAGTGGAACACTGTCAAGATAGGTACAAAGAGATGAAAACGACCCACGAGAACCGGCGTTACAGAGATCCACTTTTTACACCAGAATTTATTGTTGCTGATTGTAGCAAG GAACGACTTGCAGACAAGTACCAGGATAAAGATCTCCAGTTTGATTTGGCCAGTTGCCAGTTCTCAATTCATTACGCCTTTGAGAGTTACGAACAAGCTGACATGATGCTAAGGAATGCATGTGAACGAATCAAAGTTGGAGGATATTTCATCGGAACAACCTTGAATTGTTATGAGATGGT TCGACGGTTGGAAAGCTCAGAGGGTCTTTCGTTTGGGAATGATGTGTATGAGGTTACATTTGAGACAAAAGGGGAATACTCACTGTTTGGTTGCGAGTATCATTTCCGTCTTGAGGGAGCCGTTGATTGCCCAGAGTTCTTGGTTTACTTCCCCATGCTTGAAAA AATGGCAGAAAAATATAACATGAAGCTTGTGTATACCAAGACTTTCTACGACTTTTTCCAagacaaagcaaaagaaacagcCAGTTTGCTTTACAAGATGAAAGCACTAGAG ACATACCCTCCTAGACAAGATGATGAAGAATTGGTGTCAAGTGTGGAGGATGCCTACGCTCATGCGAAAGACTTTCTCGAGGGAATCCAGTTGAACCAAGACAAGTCCTCATTCAATACAAAGTACAGAGAtcacagagaaaaaaatgtgaaatttgtG ggAACAATGTCGAAATCTGAATGGGAAGCTGTTG GTGTTTATATCGCATTTGTGTTCGTCAAAATCGACCCGGAGGTGGAAAAACGAAAGCAAGAGGAAGCTGAGAGACGAGAGAAGGAAAGAGCTGAACGAGAAGCACAAAGGAAGGagaaggaaagagaaaaggaagaaatagCTAAGGCAGAACAAGAAAAAGCCGAGCAAATCGcggaagaaaaagagaaaggagAAGAAGAGGCTAAAGTTGAGCCTGTGCAAGTAGCCGAGGAGGCCAAAATGGAACAAGGAACGGAAGAGGAAAAGGAGCCAGCCGAAATGGAAACCGAACCGATGGAAAAGGCGGAAGAAGAAAGCACAAAATCCAGGAAGAGAACACACCAGGAGACTGAGGCCGAACCGGAAGGCCAAGATGAGGGTGAGCCTGCGGAAAAGAAGCAAGAAATCGCTGACGAAACTTCTG